The Haloarcula sp. H-GB4 genome segment TTTGAACCGCGGGGTTCCCGTCCGTCGCAATCGCTCTGTGCGCGTAGCGTTGGGACCGCAGTGAACCGAAAAACGGGCTGTGACTGGTCGCCGCCCAGTCACTGGCTCTGAGCCGTTAGTCCAGCAGGCCGAGGTCGCTCAGCCGCTCGACGATGGTGTCGACAGCTTCTTCGGCGTCCTCTTTACGCTTGCCGCCGGTGACAACGAGCTTCCCCGAACCGAATAGCAGCGCGACTACGTCGGGTTCGTCGAGTCGGTAGACGAGGCCCGGGAACTGCTCCGGTTCGTACTCGATGTTCTCGAGCCCGAGGCCGATGGCGATGGCGTTGAGGTTGAGCGAGCTCCCGAGGTCAGCGGAACTGACGATGTTCTGGACGACTATTTCGGGGTCGTCGTCGACTTGGATGTTCAGGTCACGGAGCTTGTCGAAGACGATGCGCAGACTCTGGTGGACATCGTCTGTCGATTTCGCACCCGTGCAGACGATCTTGCCCGACCGGAAGATGAGCGCGGCGGATTTGGGGTCCTGTGTCCGATAGACAAGGCCCGGGAACTGCTCGGGGTCGTAGTCGGCTCCCTCGAGGTCCATTGCGACGCTCTCAAGGTCGAGTTCTTGTCCGATACCGGTCGAAGCAACGACATTTTCGATGTCAATGCTCTCTTTTGGGTCGACCATATAGTGTTTTAAATACCGGATTTAAATCATATAAACGTTTGTGATGCTGTGATTACTAGTCGTTCTTCGACCTCTACCACGTCCGACAGATTCCATTCAAGTAGGTGTCTGTCGCTGAGCGACCCGCTATGACCGTTGATCCCGGACCTAGAAGGACTGCCAGCCCGGCAGCCGCTAGGCCGCTGAAAACGCGACTGTACTGCTATACTGTCCGACTGTCGTTGTCGACGACGCTCGCGAACGCGACGTTTTCCTGTACGGTCTCGATCTCGACGGTTGGCGAGTCGCCCGGTTCGCCGTCGGGGACGATGACGACGTATCCGCGTTCGACCTTGGCGATACCATCGCCCTGATCGCCGAGCGATTCGATAGTCACGTTTCGGATTTCGCCCTCGTCGACTGGCGGTTGCGGGACACCGGTGTCAGCCCGCTCCGACTCGGTATTCTGTTTGGGCATCTGCGGCTGGGCTGTTACCGACGTGCTGGCGTCGACCTGCGAGAGCAGACCTACCCGGTAGGTCTCGCCCTGCGAGACCGCGCCATGTGATACTTCACTTTTCGGAATTTCAACAATATATCGGTCCCCGTCCGTCTCTATTTGCGCACTGAACAATGTACTGAGTGCATCTGGAACTTCGACCATAGCCTATTCTACGGCTCATGATAGATAATGGTCCTGCCCTGATGTGGTGAAAATTGCCGGCAGTTGCCGATTAGTCGTCGCTTTCGACCCGATTGGTCCCCGTGTCGACTCCAGCCTCATCAAGTAGTTCTGCCCTGTGCTCGTCTAGCAGCGGTGCACGACCACCGGGCGAGGGCATCGTCTCGGTCATTTTTATGGGACTACCGGCGATGGTCATCCGGTCATCCGCGCCCGGTTGGTCCACCTCGGCGAGCATCTCACGGTCGCGGACGTGCGGGTCATCGAAGATATCGGCGGTGTTCTGGACCGGCGCGGCCGGCACGCGCCCTTCGAGCAGGTCAAGGAGCGTGTCGGAGTCGATGGTGGTGGTCCAGTCGGCAATTTCGTGGTGTAGGGACTCGCGGTTCGCGATCCGGCTGCCGGCGTCGGGGTACTCCGCGGCGAGATCCGGGCGCTCCATCGCCTCACACAGTGCCTCCCAGTGCCCGTCAGCGAACGCCGCGATGACGACGTGACCGTCGGCAG includes the following:
- a CDS encoding TATA-box-binding protein; this encodes MVDPKESIDIENVVASTGIGQELDLESVAMDLEGADYDPEQFPGLVYRTQDPKSAALIFRSGKIVCTGAKSTDDVHQSLRIVFDKLRDLNIQVDDDPEIVVQNIVSSADLGSSLNLNAIAIGLGLENIEYEPEQFPGLVYRLDEPDVVALLFGSGKLVVTGGKRKEDAEEAVDTIVERLSDLGLLD
- a CDS encoding TRAM domain-containing protein, with the translated sequence MVEVPDALSTLFSAQIETDGDRYIVEIPKSEVSHGAVSQGETYRVGLLSQVDASTSVTAQPQMPKQNTESERADTGVPQPPVDEGEIRNVTIESLGDQGDGIAKVERGYVVIVPDGEPGDSPTVEIETVQENVAFASVVDNDSRTV